The following proteins are encoded in a genomic region of Trichoplusia ni isolate ovarian cell line Hi5 chromosome 18, tn1, whole genome shotgun sequence:
- the LOC113502748 gene encoding cilia- and flagella-associated protein 298-A, whose amino-acid sequence MVVFLVKRGDENQFLYETDVDKEVDDVVKDVTAIFNGRLKVTRICYELDELQKHGTFLPPEMQGLTEEQVKELKLEDPWAKRCAPQDHVFCKDDMGRRCGLAPPENMQAILKKAAEDAKEFISKKHVDLRKCLTQKDVSRALDELRGATKIVFPAGLPPHDPVRMELDNVEDLSGTQAANEVIDPTRACLWACGKKLISGNKLKEHLGNNNKMKVTVKLCSNSEGAPGREPVMTEDERKQLMLHAYRKQEEWKKLEQDEDDSYMDSKWADGQNMKRHFHGLDNISWKPAIGK is encoded by the exons atggtTGTATTCCTGGTAAAAAGGGGTGATGAAAACCAATTCCTTTATGAAACTGATGTGGATAAAGAGGTGGACGATGTTGTGAAGGATGTTACCGCGATATTCAATGGCAGATTGAAAGTGACGAGGATTTGCTATGAGTTGGATGAGCTGCAGAAACATGGCACGTTTTTGCCTCCAGAGATGCAAGGACTGACTGAAGAACAg GTTAAAGAGCTCAAACTAGAAGATCCTTGGGCTAAACGCTGCGCCCCACAAGACCACGTATTCTGTAAGGACGATATGGGTCGCCGCTGTGGTCTGGCGCCTCCCGAGAACATGCAGGCTATACTCAAGAAGGCCGCTGAAGATGCCAAGGAGTTTATTAGTAAGAAGCAT GTGGATCTCCGCAAATGTCTAACTCAAAAAGACGTTTCGAGAGCTCTGGATGAACTCCGTGGCGCCACCAAGATAGTTTTCCCGGCGGGCCTACCACCTCACGACCCGGTTCGAATGGAACTTGATAATGTGGAAGACCTGTCCGGCACTCAGGCTGCCAATGAAGTAATAGACCCTACTAGAGCATGCCTGTGGGCCTGTGGGAAGAAACTTATCAGCGGAAATAAATTGAAGGAGCATTTGG GTAACAACAACAAAATGAAAGTCACAGTGAAGCTCTGCTCCAACTCCGAGGGTGCACCAGGTCGGGAGCCAGTCATGACTGAGGATGAGCGCAAACAGCTGATGCTGCACGCTTACAGAAAGCAGGAGGAGTGGAAGAAGTTGGAGCAGGATGAGGACGACAGCTACATGGACTCCAAGTGGGCTGATGGGCAGAATATGAAGAGACACTTCCATGGACTTGATAACATTTCTTGGAAACCGGCGATCGGGAAGTAG